One Kaistella polysaccharea DNA segment encodes these proteins:
- the infB gene encoding translation initiation factor IF-2, with the protein MPKIRLNKAVKEFNISMTRLVEFLQSKGIEVESNPNAQLEESAYSALEAEFRKDGEQRKASHEVVIAKVPEEKLEIEPSQPEVIRAKASLRPETKILGKIDLNQGAPEVKEEQKPAPPPVEEPKPVVEKAPVAEKQEFKVLDKIDLSQIEGNKPRSTKKDQPKPQEIPAEKPVVEKAIETPAAKVETPAPVVEAPKTADSPDPDRIETVYKKLDGPKILKQTVDLSQFNKPKPQGGAAGAKKKRKRIEKPNPTGTTQAGQGTGTRPPGAGGNRPSGPGGNRPPGQGGGNRPGYQGGGGANRGPVRRGPVMPVELTDEQVKNQIKETLEKLTSKAGKNKGAKYRKEKRVYRREQDERQEEIDAADRSLKVTEFITVGELASLMNVSPMEVISACFSLGVMVTMNQRLEADTLLLVADEFGYKIEFADADVEESALEEDTDTAEDLMFRAPIVTVMGHVDHGKTSLLDYIRKTNVIAGESGGITQHIGAYNVKLENDQRITFLDTPGHEAFTAMRARGAQITDIAIIVIAADDDVMPQTKEAISHAQAAGVPMIIAINKVDKPNSNPDNIRQQLSAMNILVEEWGGSVQSQEVSAKFGNNMDVLLEKVLLQAELLDLKANPAKNASGVVIEASLDKGRGYVSTILVQAGTLKVGDYVLAGKNHGKVKAMLDERGKSMEEAGPSIPVTILGLDGAPTAGDRFRVFEDEREAKTIATKREQLQREQSVRTKKHVTLDELGRRIALGDFKELNIILKGDVDGSVEALSDQLQSLSTEEISVKIIHQGVGQITESDVLLAAASDAIMIGFNVRAGVNAKDLADKEEIEIRTYSVIYAAIDEVKEAMEGMLSPEIKEQVIGNVEIREVFKISKVGSIAGCMVLTGKITRNSKIRLLRDGIVKFDGELESLKRFKDDVKEVSKGYECGLNIKNFNDIEVGDILEVYEEISVKKKLK; encoded by the coding sequence ATGCCAAAAATTAGATTAAACAAAGCGGTTAAGGAATTTAATATTTCGATGACGAGACTTGTGGAATTCCTACAGTCTAAAGGAATCGAGGTAGAAAGTAACCCGAACGCTCAATTGGAAGAATCGGCATATTCTGCATTAGAAGCTGAGTTTCGCAAAGATGGGGAACAAAGAAAAGCTTCTCATGAGGTAGTAATCGCTAAAGTTCCGGAAGAAAAGCTGGAAATAGAGCCGTCACAACCTGAGGTAATAAGAGCCAAAGCGAGTCTAAGACCTGAAACTAAAATTTTAGGAAAAATAGATTTGAATCAAGGTGCGCCAGAGGTGAAAGAAGAGCAGAAACCTGCTCCGCCGCCTGTGGAAGAACCAAAACCCGTCGTAGAGAAAGCACCTGTTGCGGAGAAACAGGAGTTTAAAGTTCTGGACAAAATTGATTTATCGCAAATTGAAGGCAATAAGCCCAGATCTACCAAAAAAGATCAACCAAAACCGCAAGAAATTCCTGCGGAAAAACCAGTTGTTGAAAAAGCAATCGAAACTCCTGCCGCAAAGGTAGAAACTCCTGCACCTGTGGTGGAAGCACCAAAGACCGCAGATTCCCCTGATCCGGATCGAATTGAAACCGTTTACAAAAAGTTAGATGGTCCTAAAATTCTGAAACAAACCGTTGATTTATCTCAATTTAATAAGCCTAAACCACAAGGTGGGGCAGCAGGTGCGAAAAAGAAAAGAAAACGTATAGAAAAACCGAATCCTACTGGCACTACACAAGCTGGTCAAGGAACAGGTACACGTCCGCCAGGAGCAGGCGGTAATCGCCCATCAGGACCCGGAGGTAATCGTCCACCCGGACAAGGTGGCGGAAACCGACCAGGCTATCAAGGTGGTGGCGGTGCAAATAGAGGCCCTGTAAGAAGAGGTCCTGTTATGCCTGTAGAATTAACAGATGAGCAGGTTAAAAATCAAATTAAAGAAACTTTAGAAAAACTGACCAGTAAGGCCGGTAAAAATAAAGGAGCTAAATATAGAAAAGAGAAAAGAGTTTACCGCCGTGAGCAAGATGAGCGTCAGGAGGAAATTGATGCGGCTGACAGATCACTGAAAGTGACTGAGTTTATTACGGTAGGCGAATTAGCTTCCTTAATGAACGTAAGTCCGATGGAAGTGATTTCTGCATGTTTCTCTCTCGGTGTTATGGTAACTATGAACCAGCGTCTGGAAGCAGATACTTTATTATTGGTTGCAGATGAATTCGGTTATAAAATCGAGTTTGCCGATGCCGATGTTGAAGAATCTGCGCTTGAAGAAGATACAGATACAGCCGAAGATTTGATGTTTAGAGCACCAATCGTAACCGTAATGGGTCACGTAGATCACGGTAAAACTTCCCTTCTAGATTATATCAGAAAAACAAATGTAATTGCCGGTGAATCTGGTGGAATTACACAGCATATTGGTGCTTATAATGTGAAACTGGAAAACGATCAAAGAATTACCTTCTTAGATACGCCGGGTCACGAGGCATTTACCGCAATGAGAGCCAGAGGGGCGCAGATTACCGATATAGCAATTATCGTAATCGCAGCTGATGACGACGTAATGCCACAAACCAAAGAAGCAATTTCTCACGCACAGGCGGCGGGAGTTCCGATGATTATTGCAATTAATAAAGTGGATAAGCCCAACTCTAATCCAGACAATATCCGTCAGCAGCTTTCTGCGATGAATATTTTGGTAGAAGAATGGGGTGGTAGTGTACAGTCTCAAGAAGTTTCTGCGAAGTTTGGAAATAATATGGATGTATTGCTTGAGAAAGTATTGCTCCAGGCGGAATTATTAGACTTGAAAGCAAATCCAGCTAAAAATGCAAGTGGTGTTGTAATCGAAGCTTCGTTAGATAAAGGACGAGGTTATGTTTCAACCATTCTTGTACAAGCGGGAACGCTTAAAGTGGGTGATTATGTACTTGCCGGAAAAAATCACGGTAAAGTGAAAGCCATGCTTGATGAAAGAGGTAAAAGTATGGAAGAGGCAGGACCATCAATTCCTGTAACGATATTAGGTTTAGACGGCGCGCCAACTGCTGGAGATCGATTCAGAGTATTCGAAGACGAAAGAGAGGCGAAAACGATTGCAACCAAACGGGAGCAACTACAGCGTGAGCAATCCGTTAGAACTAAGAAACATGTAACCTTAGACGAGCTTGGAAGAAGAATTGCGTTAGGAGACTTTAAAGAATTGAACATTATCCTTAAAGGTGACGTTGATGGTTCTGTAGAAGCCCTTTCTGATCAGCTTCAAAGTTTATCTACGGAAGAAATTAGTGTGAAGATTATTCACCAAGGTGTTGGTCAGATTACAGAATCAGATGTATTGTTAGCAGCAGCTTCCGATGCAATTATGATCGGATTTAATGTAAGAGCTGGTGTTAACGCGAAAGATCTTGCCGATAAAGAAGAAATAGAAATCAGAACGTACTCTGTAATTTATGCCGCTATTGATGAGGTAAAAGAAGCGATGGAAGGTATGCTTTCACCGGAAATTAAAGAACAGGTCATTGGTAACGTAGAAATCCGCGAAGTCTTCAAGATTTCCAAAGTAGGATCTATTGCTGGTTGTATGGTTCTCACCGGTAAAATTACCCGAAATTCAAAAATCCGCTTGCTGCGTGACGGCATTGTGAAATTTGATGGTGAACTTGAAAGTTTAAAACGTTTCAAAGACGATGTCAAAGAAGTTTCCAAAGGGTATGAATGTGGTTTAAATATCAAGAATTTCAACGATATTGAAGTAGGCGACATTTTAGAAGTCTATGAAGAAATTTCAGTGAAGAAAAAGTTAAAGTAA
- the nusA gene encoding transcription termination factor NusA: MDGLALIEAFGDFKEDKNISKIDLMAIIEDSLKTLLRKRFDSDDHFDVIVNPDKGDFQIFLNKTIVEDEMSEDDDLEIELAEAKKIDPTFEVGEDFTVEIPIEKLGRRSILTLKQILATKLQEHNNAVLYDQFRDKIGEIVMGEVHHIRHKHVILLDDDDNEFIMPKENQIPSDFFKKGESIRAIVESVDFKGAKPQIIVSRTSPRFLEKLLELEIPEIQDGTIILKKVVRIPGEKAKIAVDAYDDRIDPVGACVGVKGSRIHGVVRELKNENIDVIQWSKNPEIMVKRALGNITVNKIEINEETNYALVYTPVEEISRVIGKQGQNIRLASWLSGYDIDVYREASEDDDVELREFAGNDDGDIEQWIIDEFRKVGLNTAKSVLDKETEALVNLTDLEVETIEEVKNILKEELED, encoded by the coding sequence ATGGACGGTTTAGCACTGATTGAAGCGTTTGGCGATTTTAAAGAAGATAAAAACATCAGCAAGATTGATCTGATGGCAATTATCGAAGATTCGTTGAAAACATTATTAAGAAAAAGATTCGATTCCGACGATCATTTTGATGTGATTGTGAATCCTGATAAAGGAGATTTTCAGATATTCTTAAATAAAACCATCGTAGAAGACGAAATGTCTGAAGATGATGATTTAGAAATTGAACTGGCAGAAGCGAAAAAAATTGATCCTACTTTCGAGGTTGGTGAAGATTTTACCGTAGAAATTCCTATTGAAAAACTGGGAAGAAGAAGTATCTTAACGTTGAAACAAATTTTAGCGACAAAACTTCAGGAGCATAATAACGCCGTTCTATACGACCAGTTCCGAGATAAAATTGGTGAGATTGTAATGGGTGAAGTTCACCATATTCGTCACAAACACGTTATCTTATTAGATGACGATGACAACGAATTCATCATGCCGAAAGAAAATCAGATCCCTTCTGACTTCTTTAAAAAAGGAGAAAGCATTCGTGCAATCGTAGAAAGTGTTGATTTTAAAGGAGCAAAACCTCAGATTATTGTTTCCCGAACTTCGCCAAGATTTTTAGAGAAATTATTAGAACTCGAAATTCCAGAAATCCAGGACGGTACAATTATTTTGAAAAAAGTAGTTCGTATTCCGGGAGAGAAAGCGAAAATTGCGGTTGATGCTTACGATGACAGAATTGATCCGGTTGGAGCTTGTGTTGGAGTTAAAGGTTCTCGTATTCACGGCGTGGTGAGAGAATTGAAAAACGAAAATATTGACGTGATTCAGTGGTCGAAAAACCCTGAAATAATGGTAAAAAGAGCGTTAGGAAATATCACCGTAAATAAGATAGAAATCAACGAAGAAACAAACTACGCCTTGGTTTACACGCCCGTAGAAGAAATTTCCCGAGTTATTGGGAAGCAAGGACAGAATATTAGACTGGCATCTTGGTTAAGCGGTTACGATATCGACGTTTACAGAGAAGCGAGTGAAGATGATGATGTTGAATTGAGAGAATTCGCAGGTAATGACGATGGTGACATCGAGCAGTGGATTATTGATGAATTCCGTAAAGTGGGTCTGAACACAGCGAAGAGCGTTTTAGACAAAGAAACCGAAGCCTTGGTCAACTTAACAGATCTTGAAGTGGAAACCATCGAGGAGGTTAAAAATATTTTGAAAGAGGAATTAGAGGACTAA
- a CDS encoding SusC/RagA family TonB-linked outer membrane protein — protein sequence MNVKLGVLTAGALFFLGSQSILAQQKDTIKTADVEEVVVLGYVKRKATEVTGSSVQLTNDKINTPAAISVDQALQGKAPGVQVNASSGTPGSVQDIRIRGVGSLTASNSPLYVIDGIPVVNGNTSASTSISSLSTLASINNQDIESVTVLKDASATAAYGARGSNGVIVITTKRGKKGQTRFNLNTSIGFQNDAYSKRNGLTGAQKYELLEEAVFNQYGERFGFKKSDAIDFMVSRNLFIGGANMWDGTEYNWPDLLARKNAMSNTVDFSLSGGADKSTIYASLGYNNTEATVIGPAFERLSGALRYTNKLTDKVTFETSVNGSWIKQNPILEGGSFFSNPFITKVLMNPWANPYNADGSLNIYDIQEYTSIHNSLYTLANNISRSKLIRGISNTKVDYEIIKNLTFTTRMGIDLQLNDYRNYNNRYHGDGDGTKGYSERQMSTNYNWVTQNSLNYNFRAGDDHRFDLTALFEHQRNQDEGLYGYGENFPADGLTNIASAGANKDASSYFLDWKNTSYLGMFNYTYAGKFVLDATIREEGSSRFAAGKRFGTFWSVGAAYNLHKDLLANVFDVFRIRGSYGLTGNSGVGLNAYQALLSYDADYDGNGAAYASVFGNEDLTWEKNKTVDAGIEFEALDRRLTGSFAYFNKYTYDLLQNVPLSRTTGFAVQAQNVGAVRNKGFEAMLGYDIIKSENFNWNLSANIATLDNKVEILKLDGNGNPINPSAGSSYSNTEVGKSIRYWFMPTWAGVNVDTGAPEWFLNGVDGEKTSNLNKAARYDQGTAIPKYTGGISTNITVKNIFLNASLYFAGGHKVYEQYAQFYMRTNGFTLINYNGVEELMERWQKPGDVTDVPKLSLTNDNFHATSSRHLYDGTFARLKDITLGYNLPNSAIRLLGIEGLAFSVRGSNLWTWVKDKNLLLDPETGAAGFTTLTTPPVKAVIFGVNVKF from the coding sequence ATGAATGTAAAATTAGGAGTGTTAACGGCTGGAGCTCTTTTCTTTTTAGGAAGCCAATCGATTTTAGCACAACAAAAAGACACCATCAAAACTGCTGATGTCGAAGAGGTTGTAGTTTTAGGTTATGTTAAAAGAAAGGCTACCGAAGTTACAGGTAGCTCCGTTCAGTTAACTAATGATAAAATTAACACCCCTGCAGCGATTAGTGTAGATCAAGCATTACAGGGTAAAGCACCCGGTGTTCAGGTTAATGCCTCTTCAGGTACACCTGGTTCTGTACAGGACATCCGAATTCGTGGGGTAGGTTCGCTTACCGCAAGTAACTCGCCACTGTACGTAATCGACGGTATTCCTGTTGTAAACGGAAACACCAGTGCATCCACAAGTATTTCTTCACTTTCAACCTTGGCTTCAATCAACAACCAGGATATTGAAAGTGTTACGGTATTGAAAGATGCCTCTGCAACTGCTGCTTATGGAGCACGTGGATCCAACGGGGTAATTGTAATTACTACCAAAAGAGGTAAAAAAGGTCAAACTCGTTTTAACCTTAATACCAGTATTGGTTTCCAGAATGATGCATATAGTAAGCGAAACGGTTTAACTGGAGCGCAGAAATATGAATTGTTAGAAGAAGCTGTCTTTAACCAATATGGCGAAAGATTCGGTTTTAAAAAAAGCGACGCGATTGACTTCATGGTTTCAAGGAATCTATTTATTGGTGGCGCTAATATGTGGGACGGTACTGAGTACAACTGGCCAGATTTATTAGCACGTAAAAATGCAATGTCTAACACTGTTGATTTCAGTCTATCGGGAGGTGCAGATAAAAGCACCATTTATGCATCTTTAGGTTATAATAATACCGAAGCTACCGTAATCGGACCTGCATTCGAACGTTTGTCCGGAGCATTAAGATACACCAACAAGTTAACAGACAAAGTTACTTTCGAAACTTCAGTTAACGGTTCTTGGATCAAACAAAATCCAATTTTAGAAGGGGGATCTTTCTTCTCCAATCCTTTTATTACAAAAGTATTGATGAACCCATGGGCTAACCCATACAATGCTGATGGTAGTTTGAATATCTATGATATCCAGGAGTATACAAGTATTCATAACTCACTTTACACTTTAGCAAATAATATTTCTAGAAGTAAATTGATCAGAGGGATCTCAAATACGAAAGTAGATTATGAGATCATTAAAAATCTTACCTTCACTACAAGAATGGGTATTGATTTACAATTGAATGATTACCGTAACTATAATAACAGATATCACGGTGACGGAGATGGAACAAAAGGTTATTCTGAAAGACAAATGTCTACCAACTATAACTGGGTAACTCAAAACTCGTTGAACTATAATTTCAGAGCTGGTGATGATCACCGTTTTGACTTAACTGCTTTATTTGAGCACCAAAGAAATCAAGATGAAGGTCTTTACGGATACGGGGAGAATTTCCCAGCTGACGGTTTGACAAACATCGCTTCTGCCGGCGCAAATAAAGACGCATCTTCTTATTTTCTAGATTGGAAAAACACTTCTTACTTAGGAATGTTCAACTATACCTACGCAGGTAAATTTGTATTAGATGCTACGATTAGAGAAGAAGGATCATCTCGTTTTGCTGCAGGTAAAAGATTTGGTACATTCTGGTCTGTAGGTGCTGCTTACAATTTACACAAAGATTTATTAGCAAACGTATTTGATGTTTTCAGAATTAGAGGTTCTTACGGTTTAACCGGAAACTCTGGTGTTGGACTTAACGCATACCAAGCGCTTCTTTCTTACGATGCGGATTATGATGGAAACGGTGCAGCTTATGCAAGTGTTTTCGGAAATGAAGATCTAACATGGGAGAAAAATAAAACAGTTGATGCGGGTATCGAATTTGAAGCTTTAGATAGAAGATTAACAGGATCATTTGCTTACTTTAACAAATATACGTACGATCTACTACAAAATGTTCCACTTTCTAGAACAACAGGTTTCGCGGTACAAGCGCAAAACGTGGGAGCAGTTAGAAACAAAGGTTTTGAAGCAATGTTAGGTTATGACATCATCAAATCTGAAAATTTCAACTGGAATTTATCTGCGAACATCGCCACACTTGATAATAAAGTGGAAATTCTTAAATTAGATGGTAATGGTAACCCAATTAATCCAAGTGCTGGTTCAAGTTATTCAAATACCGAAGTAGGTAAATCTATTAGATATTGGTTTATGCCGACTTGGGCTGGTGTTAATGTAGATACTGGTGCGCCAGAATGGTTTCTTAACGGCGTTGATGGAGAGAAAACTTCAAACCTTAACAAGGCAGCTCGTTATGACCAGGGTACAGCAATTCCTAAGTATACAGGAGGAATTAGCACAAATATTACCGTTAAGAACATTTTCTTAAATGCAAGTTTGTATTTTGCGGGTGGACATAAAGTTTACGAACAATATGCACAGTTTTATATGAGAACTAATGGTTTCACGTTAATAAATTACAATGGTGTTGAAGAATTGATGGAAAGATGGCAGAAACCAGGTGACGTTACTGACGTTCCTAAATTGTCACTTACAAATGATAACTTCCATGCTACATCATCAAGACACCTTTATGACGGTACTTTTGCTAGATTGAAAGATATTACTTTAGGGTACAATCTTCCAAACAGTGCAATTAGATTGTTAGGAATAGAAGGTCTTGCTTTCTCAGTAAGAGGTTCTAACCTTTGGACTTGGGTGAAAGATAAAAACCTATTATTAGATCCCGAAACTGGCGCAGCTGGTTTTACAACCTTAACAACTCCACCTGTGAAGGCAGTTATTTTCGGTGTAAACGTTAAATTTTAA
- a CDS encoding UDP-glucose dehydrogenase family protein gives MNITIVGTGYVGLVTGTTLAELGNTVYCVDIDSKKVDQMKLGIVPIYEPGLEEMFLRNIQAQRLFFTTNLKEALDQSEVIYLALPTPPGEDGSADLSYVLSVATQIGEMLTDYKIIVNKSTVPVGTANKVRQTIAAKTNIEFDVVSNPEFLREGFAVEDSMNPARVIVGSESEKAQEIMAKIYQPFTNTGTPIIFMDEKSSELTKYAANSFLAVKITFMNEIANYCEKVGADVDKVRLGMGSDDRIGHRFLFPGIGYGGSCFPKDVKALIRSGKQEGFDFQILEATEDVNQAQKIILVSEIENYFRGDLKGKKIALWGLAFKANTDDIREASSLDNIKLLLEKGATITAYDAIAEENVRKILGDEISYAPDMYSALQDADCLLIATEWSEFKNPNFDLMAARMKQKVIFDGRNMFALEQVENTDFRYKSIGRRTIG, from the coding sequence GTGAATATAACGATCGTTGGGACAGGTTATGTAGGTTTGGTTACCGGAACTACTTTAGCAGAATTAGGAAATACCGTTTACTGCGTTGATATCGATTCTAAAAAAGTCGATCAAATGAAACTGGGCATCGTTCCTATATATGAACCTGGTCTGGAAGAAATGTTTCTAAGAAATATTCAGGCACAACGTTTATTCTTTACCACCAATTTAAAAGAAGCACTCGACCAGAGTGAAGTCATTTATTTAGCACTTCCTACGCCTCCAGGTGAAGATGGTTCCGCAGATCTTTCGTACGTTCTTTCCGTAGCCACCCAAATTGGCGAAATGCTGACGGATTATAAAATCATTGTCAATAAATCTACCGTTCCTGTGGGAACCGCAAATAAAGTTCGGCAAACGATTGCAGCGAAAACAAATATTGAATTTGATGTCGTTTCAAACCCCGAATTTCTTCGGGAAGGTTTTGCTGTCGAAGATTCTATGAATCCGGCACGGGTAATTGTTGGCAGCGAATCGGAAAAAGCACAGGAAATTATGGCTAAAATTTACCAGCCATTTACCAATACCGGAACGCCGATTATTTTTATGGATGAAAAATCGTCTGAGTTAACAAAGTATGCCGCGAATTCTTTCTTAGCCGTAAAAATTACTTTTATGAACGAAATCGCCAACTATTGTGAAAAAGTTGGTGCCGACGTTGACAAAGTTCGTTTAGGAATGGGGTCAGACGATCGTATCGGCCATCGTTTTCTTTTCCCCGGAATTGGCTACGGCGGCAGTTGTTTCCCTAAAGATGTGAAGGCATTGATCAGATCCGGAAAACAAGAAGGATTTGATTTTCAAATATTAGAGGCGACTGAAGACGTAAATCAGGCACAAAAAATAATTCTGGTTTCTGAAATCGAAAACTATTTTCGCGGTGATTTGAAAGGAAAAAAAATCGCACTTTGGGGCTTGGCTTTCAAAGCAAATACCGATGACATCCGTGAAGCGTCTTCATTGGATAATATTAAATTGCTGTTGGAAAAAGGCGCAACAATTACAGCATATGATGCAATTGCAGAAGAAAATGTTCGAAAAATTTTGGGAGACGAAATTTCATACGCGCCAGATATGTATTCGGCGCTTCAAGATGCAGACTGTCTTTTAATTGCGACTGAATGGAGTGAATTTAAAAATCCTAACTTTGATTTGATGGCAGCGCGAATGAAACAGAAAGTTATATTTGACGGACGAAATATGTTTGCCCTGGAACAAGTGGAAAACACAGATTTTCGGTACAAATCGATCGGTCGAAGAACCATAGGTTAG
- the rimP gene encoding ribosome assembly cofactor RimP: MEFRAQIEQLLNTFLAERPDLFLIDIKFSATDHIRVILDGDQGVTLQDCLDASRAIEFNMDRDEHDFSMEVMSAGLSEPLSSIRQYRKNIGRSLDLILNDGSELEGELSKVEEDHITLILKYRKPKDIGKGKVDVVEEKDILYTDIKKALVAIQF, from the coding sequence ATGGAATTTAGAGCACAAATAGAACAACTCTTGAACACCTTTCTGGCCGAACGACCTGATCTTTTTTTAATTGATATTAAGTTTTCGGCAACCGATCATATTCGAGTGATTTTAGATGGTGATCAGGGAGTTACACTTCAGGATTGCTTAGATGCAAGTCGCGCGATCGAATTTAATATGGATCGGGACGAGCATGATTTCTCAATGGAAGTGATGAGTGCCGGATTAAGTGAGCCATTAAGTTCTATTCGTCAATATCGAAAAAATATTGGGAGATCATTGGATTTAATTTTAAATGATGGTTCTGAACTTGAAGGCGAACTTTCTAAAGTAGAGGAAGATCATATTACCCTGATATTGAAATACCGAAAACCGAAAGATATCGGCAAAGGTAAAGTAGATGTTGTTGAAGAGAAAGATATCCTTTATACCGATATTAAAAAAGCACTGGTCGCAATCCAGTTCTAA
- a CDS encoding RagB/SusD family nutrient uptake outer membrane protein, with protein sequence MRKTIYLALTLALSAPMINSCRDESLDPTLQQSKDLGTSINTLEDLTAIVNAGYNRMSQTAYYGRDYIIFGEVRTDNAYSNSNSNRFVTPAAMKMTPNDAYAADTWAQIYAAIASANIAINKDAASISAGTPGEINQVKGEALIMRALGHFDLVKLYGQQHVNGGGMSALGVPYVTTFREVDYLLPKRNTVQEVYTMALKDLNDALAMMDPALNRDAHYFTTDAANALKARMALYFKDYKLAEESALKVIESGNYAVASKAAFPGTFTTDYTANQIFSIAASETDNMGINGLANIYQKGSYGDVAVLKNIFDQFAVGDVRKDMITYDGKFYRNTGKYPSRDPFKDDIPVIRYEEVVLTYAEALFRNGKTAEALVYLNMIPANRGAELYAAATLENILLERRKELAFEGFRFYDLARTGRDIPKVDIAQTFGPTSVPFGSYNYAFPIPNSEIGANSNVVQNSGY encoded by the coding sequence ATGAGAAAGACAATATATTTAGCACTAACACTTGCACTTTCTGCACCCATGATTAATTCGTGTAGAGACGAAAGTTTAGACCCAACCTTACAGCAGTCGAAAGATTTAGGGACCAGTATTAATACACTGGAAGATTTAACTGCGATAGTGAATGCGGGGTATAACAGAATGAGTCAGACAGCTTACTACGGTAGAGATTATATCATCTTTGGTGAAGTAAGAACAGACAACGCATATTCTAATTCAAATTCGAATAGATTTGTGACGCCAGCAGCGATGAAAATGACGCCAAATGATGCGTATGCAGCAGATACTTGGGCTCAAATTTATGCAGCGATTGCCAGTGCGAACATTGCGATCAATAAAGATGCAGCGTCAATCAGTGCTGGAACACCAGGTGAAATCAATCAAGTAAAGGGTGAAGCACTTATCATGAGAGCTTTAGGTCATTTCGATTTGGTTAAATTGTATGGTCAGCAACATGTAAATGGTGGTGGTATGAGTGCTTTAGGAGTACCTTACGTTACTACTTTTAGAGAGGTTGATTATTTACTTCCAAAAAGAAATACTGTTCAGGAAGTATATACCATGGCTTTGAAAGATTTAAATGATGCATTAGCAATGATGGATCCTGCTTTGAACCGTGATGCTCATTACTTTACAACCGATGCTGCAAATGCTTTAAAAGCAAGAATGGCATTATATTTCAAAGATTACAAGTTGGCAGAAGAATCTGCATTGAAAGTAATTGAAAGCGGAAACTACGCGGTAGCATCTAAAGCTGCGTTCCCAGGAACTTTCACAACTGATTATACTGCAAATCAAATTTTTTCTATCGCTGCCAGTGAAACTGACAATATGGGAATTAATGGTTTAGCAAATATCTATCAGAAAGGTTCTTACGGTGATGTTGCTGTTCTTAAAAATATTTTTGATCAGTTTGCTGTAGGAGATGTTAGAAAAGACATGATCACATATGACGGGAAATTCTACCGTAATACGGGTAAATATCCTTCAAGAGATCCTTTCAAAGATGACATTCCTGTAATCAGATATGAAGAAGTAGTACTCACGTACGCAGAAGCATTATTCAGAAATGGTAAAACTGCTGAAGCATTGGTTTACCTGAATATGATTCCTGCAAACAGAGGTGCTGAGCTTTATGCAGCTGCTACATTGGAAAATATTCTTTTAGAAAGAAGAAAAGAACTTGCATTCGAAGGATTTAGATTCTACGATCTTGCAAGAACTGGACGAGATATTCCTAAAGTTGATATTGCACAAACATTCGGTCCGACAAGCGTACCATTTGGAAGCTATAATTACGCGTTCCCTATTCCAAATTCAGAAATTGGAGCCAACTCCAACGTTGTACAGAATAGTGGTTACTAA